In one Corallococcus sp. EGB genomic region, the following are encoded:
- a CDS encoding methyl-accepting chemotaxis protein, with product MPSSILPSLTLRGRLLLYMTLVSCVPLLALTGLQDRLMRQQTEAQIDAALRMEAEGFKDLLESTLAEREASAHSWAEDPLLRQALRTKNPTESDAMLSLLQRRYLTLNGIVLFSDDGVAVSASTPALREAYAGGAEAVRQSPWFKKAQAGTTTAEGVEVEDPIYSVHVLPLAVPVLDERGQRLGVLLAAFDWGQVGELVKPALARAQRRGHSSFSLELRGADGRTLFDTRPGGHDDAGRVEAVAVNGSEVRDVGDGWRFIAQVDLDEAYAPLNRMRQLVLGLAALFVAAVGLGSWVLARGITQPLRALSEVVRRVVKEGDLTQVMEVKAGRDEVGELTQAFGQMMKNLRETATSLQEGTHVLSETVAELNLASEVQERNVARQAAALQETQVTAQEIKQTSLLAAEKAETVLGVAARAEEVGRAGEIAIRDSLGGFQGLHEQSGEMAMRIVQLNERTQQIGGITQTVKDLADQSNMLALNAAIEAVRSGEHGKGFSVVAREIRNLADQSIQATEKVRDILGDLGHAIISTAKMTEQSHSSVAEGLEQVRTSGDHLKELATIVQDNAAAARQIAGAVNQQNAGIAQIFSAVTDLSSMMTETQASLKSTTGAAKRLQDVASQMEGVARAYRI from the coding sequence ATGCCTTCTTCAATCCTGCCGTCCCTGACGCTGCGTGGGCGGCTGTTGCTGTACATGACCCTCGTCTCGTGCGTGCCGCTCCTGGCGCTCACCGGCCTGCAGGACCGGCTGATGCGCCAGCAGACGGAGGCGCAGATCGACGCCGCGCTGCGCATGGAGGCCGAGGGGTTCAAGGACCTGCTGGAGTCCACCCTGGCGGAGCGCGAGGCGAGCGCGCACAGCTGGGCGGAGGACCCGCTCCTGCGCCAGGCGCTGCGCACGAAGAACCCCACAGAGAGCGACGCCATGCTGTCGCTCTTGCAGCGGCGCTACCTCACCCTCAACGGCATCGTGCTCTTCAGCGACGACGGCGTGGCGGTCTCCGCCAGCACGCCCGCGCTGCGCGAGGCGTACGCCGGGGGCGCGGAGGCCGTGCGCCAGTCGCCGTGGTTCAAGAAGGCGCAGGCCGGCACCACCACCGCGGAGGGCGTGGAGGTGGAGGACCCCATCTACAGCGTGCACGTGCTGCCCCTGGCGGTGCCGGTGCTGGACGAGCGCGGCCAGCGGCTGGGCGTGCTGCTCGCCGCGTTCGACTGGGGCCAGGTGGGAGAGCTGGTGAAGCCCGCGCTCGCCCGCGCCCAGCGCCGCGGCCACTCGAGCTTCTCCCTGGAGCTGCGGGGCGCGGACGGCCGGACGCTGTTCGACACGCGACCGGGCGGGCACGACGACGCGGGCCGCGTGGAGGCGGTCGCGGTGAACGGCTCGGAGGTGCGCGACGTGGGAGACGGGTGGAGGTTCATCGCCCAGGTGGACCTCGATGAGGCCTACGCGCCGCTCAACCGGATGCGCCAGCTGGTGCTGGGCCTGGCCGCCCTCTTCGTGGCGGCGGTGGGGCTGGGCTCGTGGGTGCTGGCGCGCGGCATCACCCAGCCGCTGCGCGCGCTCAGTGAGGTGGTCCGCCGCGTCGTGAAGGAGGGCGACCTTACGCAGGTGATGGAGGTGAAGGCAGGACGGGACGAGGTGGGCGAGCTCACCCAGGCCTTCGGGCAGATGATGAAGAACCTGCGCGAGACGGCCACCAGCCTCCAGGAGGGCACGCACGTCCTCAGCGAGACCGTGGCGGAGTTGAACCTCGCCTCCGAGGTCCAGGAGCGCAACGTGGCCCGCCAGGCCGCCGCGCTCCAGGAGACGCAGGTGACGGCGCAGGAGATCAAGCAGACGTCGCTGCTGGCCGCGGAGAAGGCGGAGACGGTGCTGGGCGTGGCGGCGCGCGCGGAGGAGGTGGGCCGCGCGGGAGAGATCGCCATCCGCGACAGCCTGGGCGGCTTCCAGGGGCTGCACGAGCAGTCCGGGGAGATGGCCATGCGCATCGTGCAGCTCAACGAGCGCACGCAGCAGATTGGCGGCATCACCCAGACGGTGAAGGACCTGGCGGACCAGTCCAACATGCTCGCGCTCAACGCCGCCATCGAAGCGGTGCGCTCCGGCGAGCACGGCAAGGGCTTCAGCGTGGTGGCGCGGGAGATCCGCAACCTGGCGGATCAGTCCATCCAGGCCACGGAGAAGGTGCGCGACATCCTGGGAGACCTGGGCCACGCCATCATCTCCACGGCGAAGATGACGGAGCAGAGCCACTCCAGCGTCGCGGAGGGCCTGGAGCAGGTGCGCACGAGCGGCGACCACCTGAAGGAGCTGGCCACCATCGTCCAGGACAACGCCGCGGCGGCGCGGCAGATCGCCGGGGCGGTGAACCAGCAGAACGCGGGCATCGCGCAGATCTTCAGCGCGGTGACGGACCTGTCCTCCATGATGACGGAGACGCAGGCCAGCCTGAAGTCCACCACCGGCGCGGCGAAGCGGCTGCAGGACGTCGCCAGCCAGATGGAAGGCGTCGCGCGCGCCTACCGCATCTAG
- a CDS encoding host attachment protein, whose translation MADKRLWILVANASRARLFATDAKAEKWDLIEQFQHDESRARAADLLNQADNPNAGTLHGPVPENEPDGRRQLEHERFARELSARLDKGVDTHAFDQVVIAAPPGFLGLLRGLLSTRVKQRVRLDLDADYSNLPARELPERVPVL comes from the coding sequence ATGGCGGACAAGAGGCTCTGGATCCTGGTGGCCAACGCGAGTCGGGCCCGGCTCTTCGCCACGGATGCGAAGGCGGAGAAGTGGGACCTCATCGAGCAGTTCCAACATGACGAGAGCCGAGCCAGGGCCGCCGACCTGCTCAACCAGGCGGACAACCCCAACGCGGGCACGCTGCACGGCCCGGTGCCGGAGAACGAGCCGGACGGCCGTCGCCAGCTGGAGCACGAGCGCTTCGCCCGCGAGCTGTCCGCGCGCCTGGACAAGGGGGTGGACACGCACGCGTTCGACCAGGTGGTCATCGCGGCGCCGCCGGGGTTCCTGGGGCTGCTCCGGGGGCTGCTCAGCACGCGCGTGAAGCAGCGGGTGCGGCTGGACCTGGACGCGGACTACTCCAACCTGCCCGCGCGGGAGCTGCCTGAACGGGTGCCCGTGCTGTAG
- a CDS encoding serine/threonine-protein kinase, which produces MGTDDLLALTVLSESGDAVTDGGGAPVVMSPAGQEAQEGTVLGNYQLEKLLGEGSMGRVFQARHVRLGRQVALKVLKPEHARDSSFVQRFFQEARTVNQINHEHIVEVFDFVDESPDGHVYCVMELLRGQSLAALLKEEGLTLERVQRMGVQVCAALGAAHQVGVVHRDIKPDNLFITQRSGQQDFVKVLDFGVAKLITTQTGVSLTGTLDGTIIGTPAYMAPEQAAGLPVDARADIYAVGNILYEMLSGHPPFQAPAFGQLVVQIITQPPPPLPTHLPSGERVPPELADLVMRCLAKEPEARPQQLAEVTTALLLLPTAPVAPARAEALGVEEAERPTLRMKVPGLLRDRRLQVSAGVVALALVSGITTWTGLRSMRASRTAEAPAAVVTAGAPLADAPVVEGSADAVTLTVQSSPPGAKVVRMDTGEELGTTPLTKALSRKAVPPQLRVELAGYVPLERKVELAQDAAAAELTVPLVKASAGPRRAPARTPGRKGGSRDAVIDPFASQ; this is translated from the coding sequence ATGGGCACTGACGACCTGCTTGCGCTCACAGTCCTGTCCGAATCGGGTGACGCCGTGACCGACGGGGGCGGGGCTCCGGTCGTGATGTCGCCGGCCGGACAGGAGGCCCAGGAAGGGACGGTGCTGGGCAACTACCAGCTGGAGAAGCTGCTGGGCGAAGGGTCCATGGGCCGGGTCTTCCAGGCGCGGCACGTGCGGCTGGGGCGCCAGGTGGCGCTCAAGGTGCTCAAGCCGGAGCACGCGCGGGACAGCTCGTTCGTGCAGCGCTTCTTCCAGGAGGCGCGCACCGTCAATCAGATCAACCACGAGCACATCGTGGAGGTCTTCGACTTCGTGGACGAGTCGCCCGACGGGCACGTCTACTGCGTGATGGAGCTCTTGCGCGGGCAGAGCCTGGCGGCGCTCCTGAAGGAGGAGGGCCTGACGCTGGAGCGCGTGCAGCGCATGGGCGTGCAGGTGTGCGCGGCGCTGGGCGCGGCCCACCAGGTGGGCGTGGTGCACCGGGACATCAAGCCGGACAACCTCTTCATCACGCAGCGCTCCGGGCAGCAGGACTTCGTGAAGGTGTTGGACTTCGGCGTGGCGAAGCTCATCACCACGCAGACGGGCGTGAGCCTCACCGGCACGCTGGACGGGACCATCATCGGCACGCCGGCGTACATGGCGCCGGAGCAGGCCGCGGGGCTGCCGGTGGATGCGCGCGCGGACATCTACGCGGTGGGCAACATCCTCTACGAGATGCTCTCCGGCCACCCGCCCTTCCAGGCGCCGGCCTTCGGGCAGCTGGTGGTGCAGATCATCACCCAGCCGCCGCCGCCCCTGCCCACGCACCTGCCCTCGGGCGAGCGGGTGCCGCCGGAGCTGGCGGACCTGGTGATGCGCTGTCTGGCGAAGGAGCCGGAAGCACGGCCCCAGCAGCTGGCGGAGGTCACCACGGCGCTCCTCCTGCTGCCCACCGCGCCGGTCGCGCCCGCGCGCGCGGAGGCGCTGGGGGTGGAGGAGGCGGAGCGGCCCACCCTGCGCATGAAGGTGCCGGGCCTCCTGCGCGATCGGCGGCTCCAGGTGTCCGCGGGGGTGGTGGCGCTCGCGCTGGTGTCGGGCATCACCACGTGGACGGGGCTGCGCTCGATGCGCGCGTCGCGGACGGCGGAGGCGCCGGCCGCCGTGGTCACCGCGGGGGCGCCGCTCGCGGACGCTCCGGTGGTCGAGGGCTCGGCGGACGCGGTGACGCTCACGGTGCAGTCGTCGCCGCCGGGCGCGAAGGTGGTGCGCATGGACACCGGCGAGGAGCTGGGCACCACGCCGCTGACGAAGGCGCTGAGCCGCAAGGCGGTGCCGCCGCAACTGCGGGTGGAGCTGGCCGGCTACGTTCCGCTGGAGCGCAAGGTGGAGCTCGCGCAGGATGCCGCCGCCGCGGAGCTGACCGTGCCGCTCGTGAAGGCGAGCGCGGGCCCCCGCCGCGCCCCCGCACGCACGCCGGGGCGCAAGGGAGGAAGTCGGGATGCGGTCATCGACCCATTCGCGTCGCAGTGA
- a CDS encoding tetratricopeptide repeat protein produces MRSSTHSRRSERKALGLVLALALGTPFPGVAADATVSASETQAREKFSEGNLAYDLGEFDRALKAFSEAYRLKPLPAFLFNIAQCHRQLNNPSRAAFFYRRYLALSEGEPANADTVRELTAEMDTKARVQEEQRRERERFTRDRELQKAREQAALAEARANEARLAATPAAPAPEKNGASDALAMQVPDASVKAEASASKPWTRRWYVWAGAGAVAVLAGGAVWLATAPNPRGTTLGTVGR; encoded by the coding sequence ATGCGGTCATCGACCCATTCGCGTCGCAGTGAGCGCAAGGCCCTGGGCCTGGTGCTCGCGCTCGCCCTGGGGACGCCGTTCCCGGGGGTGGCGGCGGACGCGACGGTCAGCGCCTCGGAGACGCAGGCGCGGGAGAAGTTCTCCGAGGGCAACCTGGCGTACGACCTGGGCGAGTTCGACCGGGCGCTCAAGGCCTTCAGCGAGGCGTACCGCCTCAAGCCGCTGCCCGCGTTCCTCTTCAACATCGCGCAGTGCCACCGGCAGCTGAACAACCCGTCGCGCGCGGCCTTCTTCTACCGGCGCTACCTGGCGCTGTCGGAGGGGGAGCCGGCCAACGCGGACACGGTGCGCGAGCTCACCGCGGAGATGGACACGAAGGCGCGCGTGCAGGAGGAGCAGCGCCGGGAGCGCGAGCGCTTCACCCGGGACCGCGAGCTGCAGAAGGCGCGGGAGCAGGCCGCGCTGGCGGAGGCGCGCGCCAACGAGGCGAGGCTCGCCGCGACCCCGGCGGCCCCCGCGCCGGAGAAGAACGGGGCCTCCGACGCCCTGGCCATGCAGGTGCCGGACGCGTCCGTGAAGGCGGAGGCTTCAGCCTCCAAGCCGTGGACGCGCCGCTGGTACGTCTGGGCGGGCGCGGGCGCGGTGGCGGTGCTCGCGGGGGGCGCGGTGTGGCTCGCCACGGCGCCGAACCCGCGGGGCACGACGCTCGGCACCGTGGGGCGGTAG
- a CDS encoding FHA domain-containing protein produces the protein MRALLLSLLIRQHMALQEKFNAKYPHAWLVWEAGAWNVPEEQNVAATRLPMMDLRDCLPAGDALCFELMGVAERGPLKLGRASHNTFVVNDATVSRDQLALHPTPDGGWKVERLAQSRPVTVNGEALEAEQPRLLTTGDELKVGDVRLTFHDAPSFHARIGRIAAQVLAQASAPPPQR, from the coding sequence ATGCGAGCCCTGTTGCTCTCGCTGCTCATCCGGCAGCACATGGCACTCCAGGAGAAGTTCAACGCCAAGTACCCGCACGCGTGGCTGGTGTGGGAGGCGGGCGCGTGGAACGTCCCCGAGGAGCAGAACGTGGCGGCCACGCGGCTGCCCATGATGGACCTGCGCGACTGCCTGCCCGCGGGCGACGCGCTGTGCTTCGAGCTGATGGGGGTGGCGGAGCGCGGCCCCCTGAAGCTGGGGCGCGCGTCGCACAACACCTTCGTGGTGAATGACGCCACGGTGTCGCGCGACCAGCTGGCGCTGCACCCGACACCGGACGGCGGCTGGAAGGTGGAGCGGCTGGCGCAGTCCCGGCCGGTGACGGTGAACGGCGAGGCGCTGGAGGCCGAACAGCCGCGCCTGCTGACGACAGGCGACGAGCTGAAGGTAGGCGACGTGCGCCTCACCTTCCACGACGCCCCGTCGTTCCACGCCCGCATCGGCCGCATCGCCGCGCAGGTGCTGGCCCAGGCTTCCGCGCCACCGCCGCAGCGCTGA
- a CDS encoding RimK family alpha-L-glutamate ligase, whose protein sequence is MDIAVITYAGLPQMNPLDAPLVPALQALGLDAQPVIWDDPTVDWSRVRAAVVRNAWDSHLRREEFVAWADRVAGVTRLFNPADVLRWNTHKGYLKTLEARGLPLTPTVWVPPGGTLDVAATARERGWDAVVLKPAVAAGGLKVFIFRREQWDDASARVALLAKEGDVMVQPYLRAFETEGERSYIFFNGVFSHAVRRPPTLSTAPRGFTEPHGFTPEDPVERQLAHEVMEASGGARLLYARVDVATDNAGRTRLQEVEVTEPCLFLPMASGAAERMAKAVVARL, encoded by the coding sequence TTGGACATCGCCGTCATCACCTACGCTGGCCTGCCGCAGATGAACCCGCTGGACGCGCCGCTGGTGCCCGCGCTCCAAGCGCTGGGCCTGGACGCACAACCGGTCATCTGGGACGACCCCACGGTGGACTGGAGCCGCGTGCGCGCGGCGGTGGTGCGCAACGCCTGGGACAGCCACCTGCGCCGCGAGGAGTTCGTCGCCTGGGCGGACCGCGTGGCCGGCGTCACGCGGCTGTTCAACCCGGCGGACGTGCTCCGGTGGAACACGCACAAGGGCTACCTGAAGACGCTGGAGGCGCGCGGCCTGCCGCTGACGCCCACCGTCTGGGTGCCGCCCGGCGGAACGCTGGACGTGGCGGCCACGGCGCGCGAGCGCGGCTGGGACGCGGTGGTGCTCAAGCCCGCGGTGGCCGCGGGCGGGCTCAAGGTCTTCATCTTCCGGCGCGAGCAGTGGGACGACGCGAGCGCACGGGTGGCACTCCTGGCGAAGGAGGGCGACGTGATGGTGCAGCCCTACCTGCGCGCCTTCGAGACGGAGGGCGAGCGCTCCTACATCTTCTTCAACGGCGTCTTCAGCCACGCGGTGCGCCGCCCGCCCACGCTGTCCACCGCGCCGCGGGGCTTCACGGAGCCGCACGGCTTCACGCCGGAGGATCCGGTGGAGCGCCAGCTGGCACACGAGGTGATGGAGGCGTCCGGAGGCGCGCGGCTGCTGTACGCGCGCGTGGACGTGGCCACGGACAACGCGGGGCGCACCCGGCTGCAGGAGGTGGAGGTGACGGAGCCGTGCCTCTTCCTGCCCATGGCCTCCGGCGCGGCGGAGCGGATGGCCAAGGCCGTGGTGGCGCGGTTGTAG
- a CDS encoding serine/threonine-protein kinase, with the protein MITRNPSSTVSRFLDAHLRRDAQARELSVARFMSILSAICVVVAAALGPAMGWDLTFALMGLATVLSGYYGCMWWVLRSGAFHPAIPWLNVFIEVSIPAVVLTFDLRYQGPVYALTAPTLVIWGTLVTLAGLRSNPRLGLAAGALVAAEYLALYFGFVRPLLPEKPLVTLAPLFICVRAFFFVATGALTATLARHFLERTRSALAALREQEVMGKYVLHERLGAGGMAEVYRATYSPEGGFEKQVALKRILPSYADDAAFVTMFRREAELCSSLYHPNIVQVFDLGRHGGTYFLAMEYVDGLPLSALLNPRNRRPLPVAAATFLAAELASALDYLHRRTSADGVPLRLVHRDLNPPNILVSRIGEVKLSDFGIARDAVRANLTVAGSVRGKLGYMAPEQAMGRDIDGRADLFALGLTLHEALTGRRALSGHSEEMLLRAAVDQEVVPPSQLNPAVPLALDLIVMQLLQKDPAKRTPHGAALRQQLLALEGPAAPFPHGQAELGRVAREAKALAEQLTQETVETGAVGGPPLARPA; encoded by the coding sequence ATGATTACCCGGAATCCATCGAGCACCGTGTCGCGCTTCCTGGATGCTCACCTGCGCCGGGACGCGCAGGCGCGTGAGCTGTCCGTGGCGCGCTTCATGAGCATCCTGTCCGCCATCTGCGTGGTGGTGGCCGCGGCGCTGGGACCCGCGATGGGCTGGGACCTGACGTTCGCGCTGATGGGGCTGGCCACGGTGCTGTCGGGCTACTACGGCTGCATGTGGTGGGTGCTGCGCTCCGGCGCGTTCCACCCGGCCATCCCATGGCTGAACGTCTTCATCGAGGTGAGCATCCCGGCGGTGGTGCTCACGTTCGACCTGCGCTACCAGGGTCCGGTCTACGCGCTCACCGCGCCCACGCTGGTCATCTGGGGCACGCTGGTGACGCTGGCGGGCCTGCGCAGCAACCCGCGCCTGGGGCTGGCCGCGGGCGCGCTGGTGGCGGCGGAGTACCTGGCGCTCTACTTCGGCTTCGTTCGGCCGCTGTTGCCGGAGAAGCCGCTCGTCACCCTGGCGCCGCTGTTCATCTGCGTGCGCGCGTTCTTCTTCGTGGCCACGGGCGCGCTGACGGCGACGCTGGCGCGGCACTTCCTGGAGCGCACGCGGAGCGCGCTCGCGGCGCTGCGTGAGCAGGAGGTCATGGGCAAGTACGTGCTGCACGAGCGGCTGGGCGCCGGCGGCATGGCGGAGGTGTACCGGGCCACGTACTCGCCGGAGGGCGGCTTCGAGAAGCAGGTGGCCTTGAAGCGCATCCTGCCGTCGTACGCGGACGACGCGGCCTTCGTGACGATGTTCCGGCGCGAGGCGGAGCTGTGCTCGTCGCTCTACCACCCCAACATCGTCCAGGTGTTCGACCTGGGCCGCCACGGCGGCACCTACTTCCTGGCCATGGAGTACGTGGACGGACTGCCCCTGAGCGCCCTGCTCAACCCGCGGAACCGCCGGCCGCTGCCCGTGGCCGCCGCGACGTTCCTGGCCGCGGAGCTGGCGTCCGCGCTGGACTACCTGCACCGGCGCACCAGCGCGGACGGCGTGCCGTTGCGGCTGGTGCACCGCGACCTGAACCCACCCAACATCCTGGTGTCGCGCATTGGCGAGGTGAAGCTGTCGGACTTCGGCATCGCGCGCGACGCGGTCCGCGCGAACCTCACGGTGGCCGGCAGCGTGCGCGGCAAGCTGGGCTACATGGCGCCGGAGCAGGCCATGGGCAGGGACATCGACGGCAGGGCGGACCTCTTCGCCCTGGGGCTCACGCTGCACGAGGCCCTCACCGGCCGGCGCGCGCTGAGCGGCCACTCGGAGGAGATGCTCCTGCGCGCGGCGGTGGATCAGGAGGTCGTCCCGCCCTCGCAGCTCAACCCCGCGGTGCCGCTGGCGTTGGACCTCATCGTCATGCAGCTGCTCCAGAAGGACCCGGCGAAGCGCACGCCCCATGGCGCGGCGCTGCGGCAACAGCTGCTGGCGCTGGAGGGCCCCGCGGCCCCCTTCCCGCACGGCCAGGCGGAGCTGGGGCGGGTGGCGCGCGAGGCGAAGGCGCTGGCGGAGCAGCTGACGCAGGAGACCGTGGAGACGGGGGCCGTGGGCGGGCCGCCCCTGGCGCGCCCGGCCTGA